The following proteins are co-located in the Opitutaceae bacterium genome:
- a CDS encoding FAD-dependent oxidoreductase — protein sequence MSTAIPPADPIRSKFLSLNPGGERTTADSGLPVIQLSTDVVVAGGGMAGVCAAIAAARNGARVVLVQNRSRLGGNASSEVRMHIVGANWHKNRPGWREGGILEELRLDDAVSNPQRCREMWDLLLYDKVITESNITLLLDSVLVSAETSGGVIEEVVVRSDATERIYRIHADIFCDCTGDSRLALEAGAKTRRGRESRAEFSESLAPEVADREVLGSSILFISRKHNAPMPFSPPSWARRIDSEQLRHRTIKSWEYGYWWIEWGGHVDTIGDNELIRFELLAIVMGIWDHIKNSGRFPESANWALEWFGMVPGKRESRRIVGDHILTQQDLIDGGNFEDAVAIGGWPMDDHPSGGFDSAGESPGVQLATKEVYDIPLRSLYSRNIRNLFMAGRNISASHVAFTSTRVMGTCSVVGQAIGTAAAVCVRHGITPRQVYQQKHRLLELQQSLISDDQTIKGIRGEAENDIAREARITASAEEGGAVACNVVNGWLRDFPSQCVKSTPELNVPLRMSDAGVVIGPAINHWAGRMQSWGAWIELFWNESKPIRMVQLIFDTGFQRELTLSSSDHINSGIIRGPQPETVRDYEIQGWTSDSQGWFSIESIHGNHQRLRRHPLNSAHLRGLRVHVHATNGDAFARIFEIRCLV from the coding sequence ATGTCCACCGCTATTCCGCCAGCTGATCCAATCCGGTCAAAATTCTTGTCGTTAAACCCCGGGGGAGAGAGGACCACTGCAGATTCCGGCCTGCCCGTGATCCAGCTGTCGACAGATGTGGTGGTGGCTGGTGGCGGCATGGCGGGCGTATGCGCGGCGATTGCGGCCGCGCGGAACGGCGCAAGGGTGGTGCTGGTGCAAAATCGCTCCAGGCTTGGCGGCAATGCCTCCAGCGAGGTTCGGATGCATATCGTCGGCGCCAACTGGCACAAGAATAGACCGGGCTGGCGCGAAGGCGGCATATTGGAGGAACTGCGTCTCGACGACGCAGTCAGCAACCCCCAGCGCTGCCGGGAAATGTGGGATCTGCTGCTCTACGACAAGGTGATCACGGAGTCCAATATCACCCTGCTGCTCGACAGTGTCTTGGTTTCCGCCGAAACGAGCGGGGGAGTCATTGAGGAGGTGGTGGTGCGGAGCGACGCCACAGAGCGGATTTATCGCATTCACGCCGACATCTTCTGTGACTGCACAGGGGATTCCCGCCTCGCCTTGGAAGCGGGAGCCAAGACCCGTCGTGGACGCGAATCGCGTGCTGAGTTCAGCGAATCACTTGCTCCCGAAGTGGCGGATCGAGAGGTCTTGGGAAGCAGCATTCTTTTCATATCGCGGAAGCACAATGCACCCATGCCATTCAGCCCTCCGTCTTGGGCCCGCAGGATCGACAGCGAACAGCTGCGGCACCGCACGATCAAGTCCTGGGAATACGGCTATTGGTGGATCGAGTGGGGTGGGCATGTCGACACGATCGGTGACAATGAGCTCATCCGCTTTGAATTGCTGGCAATCGTCATGGGCATTTGGGATCACATCAAGAACAGCGGACGGTTTCCGGAAAGCGCAAACTGGGCGCTCGAATGGTTCGGCATGGTGCCAGGCAAGCGGGAGAGTCGCCGTATTGTCGGAGACCATATACTTACCCAGCAGGACTTGATCGACGGTGGGAACTTTGAAGATGCCGTCGCGATTGGAGGCTGGCCCATGGACGACCATCCTTCCGGGGGATTCGACAGCGCCGGCGAATCCCCCGGAGTGCAGCTTGCCACGAAGGAGGTGTATGACATTCCGCTTCGCTCACTTTACAGTCGAAACATTCGCAATCTCTTCATGGCCGGTCGCAACATTAGCGCGAGCCATGTCGCGTTCACGTCGACGCGAGTCATGGGCACATGCAGCGTCGTGGGGCAGGCGATCGGCACCGCGGCGGCGGTCTGCGTTCGACACGGAATCACGCCGCGTCAGGTTTACCAGCAGAAACACCGGCTCCTTGAGCTTCAGCAAAGCCTGATATCCGATGATCAAACGATCAAGGGTATCCGCGGCGAAGCTGAAAATGACATTGCGCGTGAGGCTCGGATCACCGCATCGGCGGAAGAGGGTGGGGCGGTGGCCTGCAATGTCGTGAATGGCTGGCTGCGCGACTTTCCAAGTCAGTGTGTCAAGTCCACGCCCGAGCTCAATGTTCCCCTGCGCATGTCAGACGCCGGGGTCGTGATCGGTCCCGCAATCAACCATTGGGCCGGGCGTATGCAATCGTGGGGCGCTTGGATTGAATTGTTCTGGAATGAATCGAAGCCGATTCGCATGGTTCAGTTGATCTTTGACACCGGGTTTCAACGTGAGCTCACGCTGAGCTCATCTGATCACATCAACAGTGGCATCATTCGCGGCCCACAGCCTGAAACAGTGCGTGACTATGAGATCCAGGGGTGGACTTCGGATTCTCAAGGTTGGTTCTCGATTGAATCGATACATGGCAACCACCAGAGACTCCGACGACATCCGTTGAACTCCGCCCATTTGCGCGGCCTTCGCGTGCATGTTCACGCAACCAACGGCGATGCCTTTGCGAGAATCTTTGAGATTCGTTGCCTCGTCTGA
- a CDS encoding OmpA family protein, translating into MNLFSKKLTFILVGAAIAFAGCSKKPKRPSPNDTVLGQGAGGGGTDSLNPVDSSLSGVTDASAAGLESRRGTEIGDQIRDLVDPVYFDFDKSAIRASERSKLQEAQKLLGEHPEQRVLLEGHCDWKGTAEYNLALGDRRAVAAKQYLQSLGIAADRIETLSKGDLDAVENATAEQAAKDRRVDIVFLKK; encoded by the coding sequence ATGAATCTCTTCTCGAAGAAACTCACCTTCATCCTTGTCGGTGCCGCAATTGCATTTGCGGGCTGTAGCAAGAAACCAAAGCGTCCCTCGCCCAATGACACCGTGCTCGGACAAGGAGCCGGAGGGGGAGGGACTGACAGTCTTAATCCGGTCGATTCAAGCCTGTCCGGGGTTACCGATGCATCGGCTGCCGGTTTGGAATCGCGACGTGGCACGGAAATTGGAGACCAGATCCGCGATCTCGTCGATCCCGTGTACTTTGACTTTGACAAGTCGGCCATCCGGGCATCCGAGCGCTCCAAGCTGCAGGAGGCCCAGAAACTGCTGGGTGAACACCCGGAGCAACGCGTTCTCCTTGAGGGGCATTGTGACTGGAAAGGCACGGCGGAATACAATCTCGCACTTGGCGATCGTCGAGCTGTGGCTGCGAAACAGTACCTTCAGTCCTTGGGAATCGCGGCTGATCGCATTGAAACCCTTTCCAAGGGCGACCTCGATGCGGTTGAAAACGCCACGGCGGAGCAGGCCGCAAAGGACCGCAGGGTCGACATCGTCTTTCTCAAAAAGTAG
- a CDS encoding S24/S26 family peptidase, which yields MAPVYNEDTFLVIAKARYEDLQSGMKVAYRTRGGRQVVHQLVDPTPDGWRVRGINNGEVDSERVTADNLLGIVYASVDASIASSEPPARPR from the coding sequence ATGGCCCCGGTATACAACGAGGACACCTTTCTGGTGATTGCGAAGGCTCGGTATGAGGATCTCCAATCCGGAATGAAGGTGGCGTACCGGACCCGCGGTGGACGGCAGGTGGTGCATCAGCTGGTTGACCCAACTCCCGACGGCTGGCGGGTTCGCGGCATCAACAACGGTGAAGTCGACAGTGAACGAGTGACTGCCGACAATCTTCTTGGAATTGTTTACGCCTCGGTCGATGCCTCGATCGCATCCAGCGAGCCCCCGGCACGCCCTCGGTAA
- a CDS encoding cobalamin biosynthesis protein CbiX: MTRAEMCFLFDNGSLRATATLTLRRLAAAIEARIDCPVRPVSLLHSSAISPKETEGRPAELLEQALEGQLAAGMEKAVLLPLFFGPSGAIVDYLSRRIKAISRRYPTARIQLARCVVNPSEPDDVRVASALAERVREAVATMSGPSRAQVVLVDHGSPKPGVAAARNHLGRQLAAILADGVHGVHVASMERRPGPRFAFNDPLLIDRLTTPPCDSGEVVIALQFFSQGRHAGPDGDIAAICSEAMKRRPSLRTRMTEPIGVADPLVSVLVDRFNEARQWTTGAH, translated from the coding sequence ATGACCCGGGCGGAAATGTGCTTCCTGTTCGACAATGGCTCCCTTCGCGCGACGGCCACCTTGACGCTCCGCAGGCTCGCGGCAGCCATCGAAGCGCGAATCGACTGCCCCGTCAGACCGGTTTCCCTATTGCATTCAAGTGCAATTTCACCGAAGGAGACCGAAGGCCGTCCGGCAGAGCTTCTGGAGCAGGCACTGGAGGGGCAGCTGGCAGCGGGAATGGAGAAGGCCGTCCTGCTTCCCCTGTTCTTTGGCCCCAGTGGAGCCATTGTCGATTATCTCTCCAGGCGAATCAAAGCCATTTCGCGACGATATCCGACCGCGCGAATCCAGCTGGCAAGGTGTGTTGTCAATCCAAGTGAACCGGATGATGTCCGCGTCGCCAGCGCGCTGGCCGAACGCGTTCGCGAGGCAGTGGCCACGATGAGCGGCCCGTCCCGCGCGCAGGTTGTCCTTGTTGATCACGGAAGTCCGAAGCCAGGCGTCGCGGCTGCCCGCAATCATCTCGGGAGGCAGCTGGCAGCCATCCTGGCGGATGGGGTGCACGGAGTCCATGTGGCTTCCATGGAAAGGCGCCCCGGCCCTCGTTTCGCATTCAACGATCCTCTGCTTATTGACCGCCTGACAACCCCGCCGTGCGATTCAGGCGAGGTTGTCATCGCCCTTCAGTTCTTTTCCCAGGGGCGGCACGCGGGACCCGACGGCGACATCGCGGCAATTTGCAGCGAAGCCATGAAGCGGCGTCCCTCGCTTCGCACACGCATGACCGAACCCATCGGGGTTGCCGACCCGCTTGTCAGCGTGCTGGTGGATCGATTCAATGAGGCGCGGCAGTGGACAACCGGCGCCCATTGA
- a CDS encoding response regulator transcription factor, with amino-acid sequence MKRLVIVEDQTAIREMLVEILRTDMNYKLVGESGDGQSAYALCLEVLPDVIVLDAKLPGLNGVDLLRRLSKQLRNLRVLVFSGHENPMLVREMLEAGAHGFVEKTAGLFEFKKGLETVANGGTYFGPAVAALLRNVVANPSASASSDFLTDREREILQLVAESHSTKEIASKLNISVKTVDNHRTNLMRKLNLHDVASLTRYALEIGLIEPKKPI; translated from the coding sequence ATGAAACGTCTTGTCATCGTTGAAGACCAAACCGCCATCCGGGAGATGCTCGTTGAGATCCTGCGCACGGACATGAATTACAAGCTGGTTGGAGAGAGCGGTGACGGACAGAGCGCCTATGCGCTTTGCCTTGAGGTGCTTCCCGATGTCATTGTGCTCGATGCCAAGCTGCCTGGCCTCAATGGTGTCGACCTGCTTCGGCGCCTCAGCAAGCAACTGCGGAATCTGCGGGTGCTGGTCTTTTCAGGCCACGAGAATCCCATGCTTGTGCGCGAAATGCTGGAGGCGGGTGCGCACGGATTTGTCGAGAAGACCGCGGGGCTCTTTGAATTCAAGAAAGGCCTGGAGACCGTCGCGAATGGTGGCACGTATTTTGGACCGGCGGTTGCGGCTCTCCTGCGCAATGTGGTCGCAAATCCGTCCGCGAGTGCTTCAAGCGATTTCCTCACGGATCGTGAACGCGAGATTCTGCAGCTGGTGGCGGAGAGCCACAGCACAAAGGAAATCGCCTCGAAGCTCAACATCAGCGTCAAGACGGTGGACAATCATCGCACCAACCTGATGCGGAAATTGAATCTGCACGATGTCGCCAGCCTTACCCGCTACGCGTTGGAAATCGGGCTGATCGAGCCGAAAAAGCCCATTTGA